In the genome of Candidatus Delongbacteria bacterium, one region contains:
- the rplK gene encoding 50S ribosomal protein L11 — MKKITGYIKLQLPAGAATPAPPVGPALGQHGVNIMEFCKQYNAKTQDQKGMIIPVVITVYADRSFTFITKTPPASNLLKKVAGIAKGSGVPNREKVGKITWEQCREIARIKKEDLNAYDEEMGARIIAGTALSMGIVVED, encoded by the coding sequence ATGAAGAAGATCACCGGTTACATCAAGCTGCAGCTCCCCGCCGGAGCCGCCACGCCGGCTCCGCCCGTGGGTCCGGCCCTGGGTCAGCATGGCGTGAACATCATGGAATTCTGCAAGCAGTACAACGCCAAGACGCAGGATCAGAAGGGCATGATCATCCCGGTGGTGATCACGGTCTACGCCGACCGCTCCTTCACGTTCATCACCAAGACCCCGCCCGCCTCCAACCTGCTGAAGAAGGTGGCCGGCATCGCCAAGGGCAGCGGCGTGCCCAACCGCGAGAAGGTGGGCAAGATCACCTGGGAGCAGTGCCGGGAGATCGCCCGCATCAAGAAAGAAGACCTCAACGCCTATGACGAGGAGATGGGTGCGCGCATCATCGCGGGCACGGCCTTGTCCATGGGTATCGTGGTAGAAGACTAA